Proteins encoded by one window of Aspergillus puulaauensis MK2 DNA, chromosome 4, nearly complete sequence:
- a CDS encoding Hsp70 family protein (COG:S;~EggNog:ENOG410PPES;~InterPro:IPR043129) — translation MANLRGLASRKRRRASTIVESDAGVPDTDEDVRMLDPSPSRSRSLWSGSTNGDTTAAGTSASSPGGPPESSPSSTCGSQQVRTKFIIGLDYGTTFSSVSYVKFDPDNPPVTLRGEQIHSVTHWPGAGSRSRNPDVPSESWYLGDEFHWGYGARRAILESDDDNLDCRNRIIQYAKLLLPGDQKDTRGPRQELKRTLHRAKKDEVDVTRDYLREVLKHTKEFLEDREGFDAKCEVELVFCVPAGWPHKAIRTMQEVLLDIARGIELGDLTPPYVLNEPEAAAAYILEAGSGIEKMTAGEVFIVCDAGGGTVDAITYKVDRERPFRVQEVVAPTGSNCGSSYVNQALKEKVINRIKSTPYTSVQGPSLEYTIENGLMINFEYEVKRDFKPRAGLDGTTVLPIPGLQRNEALGFGSGTIHISRREVAGLFKPSLQGISKLISQQIRAVAAKGLNVEKILLTGGFSEAPIFRAHIEAEFKDLKQMYAPRNLDPTVAVSHGAVFRAMNKSDGPKRIVQSNFGFLQIEERNLRLSAHRVATPTDGEHDGKMYIHDVLDWVIKKELVLSKHQKFRTRNWQVFGINNELVIYQKVWVSDFDNARDHYQADSKPNKGAEVFGMLQIDFDPVREEGLLEVKSGRRGKYYEIHYELAMEVDGRNLTVKAFCPPGGQCRAETQLCIAAAFIPGTD, via the exons ATGGCGAACCTGCGGGGCCTTGCCTCGCGCAAGCGACGCCGCGCATCAACCATTGTTGAGTCCGACGCCGGCGTGCCGGATACCGATGAGGATGTCAGGATGCTTGATCCTTCTCCCAGTCGCAGCCGGAGTTTATGGAGTGGGAGCACCAATGGCGACACGACGGCAGCGGGAACATCCGCCTCATCCCCGGGCGGGCCGCCGGAATCgtccccctcctccacgtGTGGATCTCAACAGGTCCGAACCAAGTTCATCATCGGGCTCGACTACGGCAccaccttctcctccgtgTCCTACGTCAAGTTCGATCCTGATAACCCACCCGTGACTCTACGCGGCGAGCAGATCCATTCCGTCACACATTGGCCGGGCGCTGGTAGCCGCTCCCGCAATCCAGATGTACCCAGTGAGAGTTGGTATCTCGGGGATGAATTCCACTGGGGCTACGGGGCTCGGAGGGCTATCCTGgagagtgatgatgataacTTAGATTGCAGAAACCGGATTATTCAATATGCGAAGTTGCTCCTTCCGGGGGACCAGAAGGATACTAGAGGGCCCCGCCAAGAGCTGAAGAGAACCTTACACAGAGCTAAAAAGGACGAAGTGGATGTGACCAGAGACTACCTGCGCGAGGTGCTGAAACATACCAAGGAATTTCTGGAGGACAGGGAAGGGTTTGATGCCAAGTGTGAGGTTGAACTCGTTTTCTGTGTCCCTGCCGGGTGGCCGCACAAAGCCATACGTACCATGCAGGAAGTCTTGCTGGATATCGCACGTGGAATCGAACTAGGGGACCTTACTCCTCCATATGTACTCAATGaacctgaagctgctgctgcgtatATCCTCGAAGCAGGGTCGGGAATCGAAAAAATGACT GCAGGCGAAGTTTTCATCGTCTGCGATGCAGGTGGTGGTACCGTG GATGCGATCACGTACAAGGTCGACCGGGAACGACCGTTTCGGGTGCAGGAAGTTGTGGCACCCACAG GGAGTAATTGTGGCTCAAGCTACGTGAATCAAGCTCTCAAAGAAAAAGTTATCAACCGAATCAAAAGCACCCCCTACACCTCGGTGCAGGGACCTTCCCTTGAGTATACCATTGAGAATGGGCTCATGATCAACTTTGAATATGAGGTTAAAAGAGACTTCAAACCCCGGGCTGGGCTAGATGGGACCACAGTGCTGCCCATTCCTGGTCTTCAGAGAAATGAAGCATTGGGATTCGGGAGTGGAACTATCCATATTTCAAG ACGCGAAGTTGCGGGTCTTTTTAAGCCGAGTTTGCAGGGCATAAGCAAACTCATTAGCCAGCAGATCAGGGCCGTGGCAGCTAAAGGCCTGAACGTTGAG AAAATTCTCCTGACCGGGGGCTTTTCAGAAGCCCCCATTTTCCGTGCACATATAGAGGCGGAATTCAAGGATTTGAAGCAGATGTATGCGCCTAGAAATCT GGATCCCACCGTCGCTGTTTCCCACGGCGCAGTCTTCCGTGCGATGAACAAATCGGACGGCCCTAAGCGAATAGTGCAGTCAAACTTTGGATTCCTCCAGATAGAGGAGCGGAACCTGAGGCTGTCAGCCCATAGGGTGGCGACCCCGACTGATGGAGAACATGATGGCAAGATGTATATACATGATGTTCTAGACTGGGTGATAAAAAAG GAATTGGTACTGAGCAAACACCAGAAATTCCGAACTCGGAATTGGCAGGTCTTCGGTATCAATAACGAGCTCGTCATCTATCAGAAAGTTTGGGTGTCTGATTTTGACAACGCCCGTGATCATTACCAAGCAGATAGCAAACCCAATAAAG GCGCTGAGGTTTTCGGAATGCTGCAAATAGATTTCGACCCCGTCAGGGAAgaggggttgttggaggTTAAGTCGGGCCGTCGTGGAAAATACTACGAGATTCATTACGAGCTGGCCATGGAGGTCGATGGAAGAAACCTGACTGTGAAGGCATTCTGTCCCCCTGGAGGGCAGTGTCGGGCAGAGACCCAGCTTTGTATTGCCGCAGCGTTCATCCCCGGAACCGATTGA
- a CDS encoding uncharacterized protein (COG:S;~EggNog:ENOG410Q1A1), which translates to MPKDKHGNADTSALVEVVVPAPTRGMMGWAMLGPGETLTPHKSWGGSEIKQQNILSRSRKRPERDSASRGPEREPESKRRASEKNSSSRQHIEADMRREITRLGIQNDLYALAESEETRRLQAEVKRLENVKADLNKTVNRLMSSAAQLTSGEPGTDKDSLLRNKEAVIQEQINVIKDLERTLSKCFEQEAIRSKVRDIDLATSATSIGDAMTAIKLGIVSTADLLSSCIHPPNKIPRRSVVGSNIRDLLQITGNDNKALRLMPDLAFRAILFRIVCGHILCSEMWAVFHTGGFMLRAYQRAIQHACIEFAETFHKAALLHMVGHDTQFETCFLAAHAKELQQYTIQMLEPLLDPAKVEKTKADLRRVMDHLFLQAFSFRAQCLPPDGVRYEVIQFKPGEPFNHDTMEAHDVTGNRYQLSGLVEGTRRRIKLCVHGMVVAHRFQDSQVEGLQKMKAIGESFIASEVTGSNGVTGGDIVTEKAIVILD; encoded by the exons ATGCCGAAGGATAAACATGGCAACGCAGATACTAGCGCTCTCGTCGAGGTTGTGGTCCCCGCTCCCACTCGTGGTATGATGGGCTGGGCTATGCTAGGCCCTGGGGAGACCTTGACGCCGCACAAATCATGGGGAGGATCGGAAATCAAACAACAGAATATTCTTTCAAGAAGCCGTAAGCGACCTGAAAGAGATTCCGCAAGCCGCGGACCGGAGCGTGAGCCAGAGTCCAAACGGAGGGCATCCGAAAAGAATAGCTCGTCAAGACAACATATTGAGGCCGACATGAGGCGAGAGATAACGCGCCTTGGAATTCAAAATGATCTATATGCCCTTGCGGAGTCAGAGGAGACTCGAAGACTCCAGGCTGAGGTGAAACGCCTAGAAAACGTCAAAGCCGACCTGAACAAAACGGTGAACCGGCTGATGTCCAGCGCCGCTCAGCTAACATCAGGGGAGCCTGGAACGGATAAGGACAGCTTGTTACGCAATAAGGAGGCGGTAATCCAGGAGCAGATAAACGTAATTAAGGACCTTGAAAGAACCCTGAGCAAGTGCTTTGAGCAAGAGGCCATTCGTTCGAAAGTCCGCGATATAGACCTGGCAACGAGTGCAACCAGTATTGGTGATGCAATGACGGCTATCAAACTCGGCATTGTTAGTACAGCAGATCTGTTATCAAGCTGTATACACCCTCCTAATAAAATCCCCCGCCGTTCTGTGGTTGGCTCCAACATTCGAGATCTATTACAGATAACAGGTAATGACAACAAAGCACTTCGACTAATGCCCGATTTGGCCTTCCGGGCAATACTTTTCCGGATAGTCTGCGGTCACATTCTATGCTCTGAGATGTGGGCAGTTTTCCACACCGGAGGATTCATGTTGCGAGCCTACCAACGGGCTATCCAACACGCCT GTATCGAGTTCGCCGAAACATTTCACAaagctgctcttctccaCATGGTGGGACATGACACGCAGTTCGAAACATGCTTTCTGGCCGCGCACGCAAAGGAACTACAACAATATACAATCCAGATGCTAGAGCCGCTTCTTGACCCCGCAAAGGTAGAGAAAACGAAAGCGGACCTCCGTCGGGTCATGGATCATCTGTTCCTCCAGGCATTCTCCTTTCGGGCCCAATGTCTCCCACCAGATGGAGTACGCTACGAAGTTATCCAGTTCAAGCCGGGCGAGCCGTTCAACCACGACACTATGGAGGCACACGATGTGACAGGCAACCGATACCAATTATCAGGCTTGGTCGAGGGAACGAGACGACGGATTAAGCTATGCGTTCATGGTATGGTGGTGGCGCACCGCTTTCAGGATAGCCAGGTGGAGGGTCTCCAAAAGATGAAAGCGATAGGCGAGTCATTTATAGCTTCAGAAGTCACAGGCAGTAACGGAGTAACAGGGGGAGACATCGTCACTGAAAAGGCAATTGTAATTTTGGATTGA